The Epinephelus lanceolatus isolate andai-2023 chromosome 1, ASM4190304v1, whole genome shotgun sequence genome has a window encoding:
- the cyp27b1 gene encoding 25-hydroxyvitamin D-1 alpha hydroxylase, mitochondrial, which produces MIIVRRMLQQALRVSGRSAFPLVKWMERWAEGASAKQAVKTLQDMPGPSVASFAWDLFAKRGLSRLHELQLEGAQRYGPMWKASFGPILTVHVADPALIEQVLRQEGQHPMRSDLSSWKDYRKLRGHHYGLLTAEGEEWQSVRSLLGKHMLRPKAVEAYDKTLNGVVSDLVAKLRLRRRSQGLVTDIASEFYRFGLEGISSVLFESRIGCLDEVVPEETERFIQSINTMFVMTLLTMAMPKWLHQLFPKPWNVFCQCWDYMFDFAKGHIDQRLTAEAEKVARGENVEGHYLTYFLSQTGLPMKTVYSNVTELLLAGVDTISSTMSWSLYELSRHPEVQASLRDEVLRVLEGRSIPEAADVARMPLLKATIKEVLRLYPVIPANARVITERDIQVGGYLIPKNTLITLCHFATSRDPAVFPNPDEFMPHRWLNKDQTHHPYASVPFGVGKRSCIGRRIAELELYLALTRILIEFDVKPDPEGISVKPMTRTLLVPESVISLQFIER; this is translated from the exons ATGATCATCGTGAGAAGGATGCTGCAACAAGCCCTCAGAGTATCCGGCCGGAGCGCCTTCCCCCTGGTCAAGTGGATGGAGAGATGGGCTGAGGGCGCATCGGCCAAGCAGGCGGTGAAGACTCTGCAAGACATGCCCGGACCGTCGGTCGCCAGCTTCGCCTGGGACCTGTTCGCCAAACGGGGGCTGTCACGGCTGCACGAGCTGCAG CTGGAAGGAGCACAGCGGTATGGGCCCATGTGGAAGGCGAGCTTCGGCCCCATCCTTACGGTTCATGTGGCTGATCCGGCGCTCATTGAGCAGGTGCTGAGGCAGGAGGGCCAGCACCCCATGCGTTCTGACCTTTCCTCCTGGAAGGACTACAGGAAGCTCAGAGGACACCACTATGGACTCCTGACAGC TGAGGGGGAGGAGTGGCAGTCAGTAAGAAGTCTCCTGGGGAAGCACATGCTGCGACCAAAAGCAGTGGAAGCTTATGATAAAACCCTAAACGGCGTGGTCAGCGACCTCGTTGCCAAACTTCGCCTTCGCAGGCGCTCCCAGGGCCTCGTCACCGACATCGCCAGCGAATTCTATCGCTTCGGCCTCGAGG GCATTTCCTCCGTGCTGTTTGAATCCAGGATCGGTTGCCTTGATGAGGTGGTCCCTGAAGAGACAGAGCGTTTCATCCAGTCGATCAACACCATGTTTGTGATGACGCTTCTTACCATGGCCATGCCCAAGTGGTTGCACCAGCTATTCCCTAAACCCTGGAACGTCTTCTGTCAGTGCTGGGACTACATGTTCGACTTTG CAAAAGGCCACATTGACCAGCGTCTGACGGCTGAAGCAGAGAAGGTCGCCCGTGGAGAGAACGTGGAGGGCCATTATCTCACCTACTTCCTGTCGCAGACCGGGCTGCCCATGAAGACTGTCTACAGCAACGTGACAGAGCTGCTCCTTGCAGGAGTCGACACG ATCTCCAGCACCATGTCCTGGTCATTGTATGAGCTGTCACGTCACCCTGAGGTGCAGGCATCACTGCGGGATGAGGTGTTGCGCGTGCTGGAGGGTCGGAGCATTCCTGAGGCAGCCGATGTGGCCCGCATGCCTCTGCTGAAGGCCACAATCAAAGAAGTGCTCAG GTTGTATCCAGTTATTCCTGCTAATGCCAGAGTCATTACAGAGAGAGACATCCAGGTTGGAGGCTACCTCATCCCTaaaaat ACCCTGATTACTCTGTGCCACTTTGCAACATCGCGGGATCCAGCCGTCTTTCCAAATCCAGATGAATTCATGCCCCATCGATGGTTGAACAAGGACCAGACTCACCACCCGTACGCCTCCGTACCCTTTGGGGTGGGAAAACGCAGCTGCATAGGTCGTCGTATTGCCGAGCTGGAGCTCTACCTCGCTCTTACCAGG ATCCTCATAGAGTTTGATGTGAAGCCGGACCCAGAGGGGATTTCAGTTAAGCCCATGACTCGGACTCTTCTGGTTCCTGAAAGTGTCATTAGCCTCCAGTTTATTGAACGATGA
- the mcrs1 gene encoding microspherule protein 1 isoform X1 has translation MQAGDPVVGAPMAVAGAQSRSEDEESLGVKDVKRTATQAFGSVVPKRRSSSRSIKRKKFDDELVESSLVKSSSRVKGPPVIEPVRCSGSEPSSSEKKKVTKSGTALTPPLTMVVNPAPITKRVKKSKQPLHITKDLGRWKPTDDLLLINAVLQTTDLTSVHLGVKFSCRFTLREIKERWYALLYDPVISKLAWQAMRQLHPEAIAAIQSKALFSQAEEALLAKIGSTSQPKLDMFQELLSKHPGVFHPSRTPKSLLVHWQLLKQYYLLDDQSVQPLPKGDQVLNFSDAEQMVDDVKLKESRDEVLEHELMISDRHQKREIRQLEQELPRWQVLVDSITGMSMPDFDNQTLAALRGRMVRYLMRSREITLGRATKDKPIDVDLSLEGPAWKISRKQGIIKLKNNGDFFIANEGRRPIYIDGRPVLSGNKWKLNNNSVVEIAGLRFVFLINLELISLIKAEAAKMTPQ, from the exons ATGCAAGCAGGTGACCCTGTGGTCGGTGCACCGATGGCAGTAGCTGGTGCCCAAAGTCGATCAGAGGATGAAGAGTCACTTGGAGTAAAAGATGTGAAAAGGACGGCAACACAAGCGTTTGGCAGTGTTGTTCCCAAACGCAGAAGTTCCTCCAG GTCAATAAAGAGGAAGAAGTTTGATGATGAGTTGGTGGAGAGCAGTCTGGTGAAGTCGTCCAGTAGAGTCAAAGGCCCTCCTGTCATAGAGCCTGTCCGCTGTTCAGGGAGTGAACCTTCATCTAGCGAGAAAAAAAAG GTGACAAAATCAGGAACCGCTCTCACACCGCCTCTCACCATGGTTGTAAATCCTGCGCCCATCACCAAAAGAGTAAAGAAGAGCAAGCAGCCTCTACATATTACTAAAGACTTGGGAAGATGGAAACCTACTGATGACCTGCTACTTATCAATGCTGTGTTGCAG ACCACAGACCTCACCTCTGTTCACTTGGGAGTGAAGTTCAGCTGTCGTTTCACGTTGCGGGAAATAAAAGAGAGGTGGTACGCTCTCCTCTACGATCCTGTCATCTCAAA GCTGGCATGGCAGGCCATGCGTCAGCTCCACCCAGAGGCCATTGCAGCAATTCAAAGCAAAGCTCTGTTCAGTCAGGCTGAGGAAGCACTGCTGGCTAAGATTGGTTCA ACTAGTCAGcctaaactggacatgttccaggaGCTTCTCAGCAAACACCCCGGTGTCTTTCACCCGTCTCGCACCCCCAAGAGCCTGCTGGTACACTGGCAGCTGCTGAAGCAGTACTACCTACTGGATGATCAGAGCG TCCAGCCTCTCCCTAAAGGAGACCAGGTCCTCAACTTCTCTGATGCCGAGCAGATGGTTGATGATGTAAAGTTAAA GGAGAGTAGAGATGAGGTGTTGGAACATG AGCTGATGATTTCCGATCGTCACCAAAAAAGAGAGATCAGACAGTTAGAGCAGGAGTTGCCCCGTTGGCAGGTCCTCGTGGACAGTATTACAG GCATGAGCATGCCTGACTTTGACAACCAGACACTGGCAGCGTTACGAGGAAGAATGGTGCGCTACCTCATGAGATCACGAGAG ATTACGCTGGGCAGGGCGACCAAGGACAAACCAATAGATGTAGATCTATCACTAGAAGGACCTGCCTGGAAAATATCAAGAAAACAAG GAATTATCAAACTGAAGAATAATGGAGACTTCTTCATTGCCAATGAGGGCAGACGACCCATCTACATAGACGGCAGACCGGTCCTGTCGGGCAACAAGTGGAAACTCAATAACAACTCAGTAGTGGAG ATTGCAGGTCTTCGCTTTGTGTTTCTCATTAACCTTGAACTCATCTCACTAATAAAAGCCGAAGCAGCCAAGATGACACCTCAGTGA
- the mcrs1 gene encoding microspherule protein 1 isoform X2 translates to MVVNPAPITKRVKKSKQPLHITKDLGRWKPTDDLLLINAVLQTTDLTSVHLGVKFSCRFTLREIKERWYALLYDPVISKLAWQAMRQLHPEAIAAIQSKALFSQAEEALLAKIGSTSQPKLDMFQELLSKHPGVFHPSRTPKSLLVHWQLLKQYYLLDDQSVQPLPKGDQVLNFSDAEQMVDDVKLKESRDEVLEHELMISDRHQKREIRQLEQELPRWQVLVDSITGMSMPDFDNQTLAALRGRMVRYLMRSREITLGRATKDKPIDVDLSLEGPAWKISRKQGIIKLKNNGDFFIANEGRRPIYIDGRPVLSGNKWKLNNNSVVEIAGLRFVFLINLELISLIKAEAAKMTPQ, encoded by the exons ATGGTTGTAAATCCTGCGCCCATCACCAAAAGAGTAAAGAAGAGCAAGCAGCCTCTACATATTACTAAAGACTTGGGAAGATGGAAACCTACTGATGACCTGCTACTTATCAATGCTGTGTTGCAG ACCACAGACCTCACCTCTGTTCACTTGGGAGTGAAGTTCAGCTGTCGTTTCACGTTGCGGGAAATAAAAGAGAGGTGGTACGCTCTCCTCTACGATCCTGTCATCTCAAA GCTGGCATGGCAGGCCATGCGTCAGCTCCACCCAGAGGCCATTGCAGCAATTCAAAGCAAAGCTCTGTTCAGTCAGGCTGAGGAAGCACTGCTGGCTAAGATTGGTTCA ACTAGTCAGcctaaactggacatgttccaggaGCTTCTCAGCAAACACCCCGGTGTCTTTCACCCGTCTCGCACCCCCAAGAGCCTGCTGGTACACTGGCAGCTGCTGAAGCAGTACTACCTACTGGATGATCAGAGCG TCCAGCCTCTCCCTAAAGGAGACCAGGTCCTCAACTTCTCTGATGCCGAGCAGATGGTTGATGATGTAAAGTTAAA GGAGAGTAGAGATGAGGTGTTGGAACATG AGCTGATGATTTCCGATCGTCACCAAAAAAGAGAGATCAGACAGTTAGAGCAGGAGTTGCCCCGTTGGCAGGTCCTCGTGGACAGTATTACAG GCATGAGCATGCCTGACTTTGACAACCAGACACTGGCAGCGTTACGAGGAAGAATGGTGCGCTACCTCATGAGATCACGAGAG ATTACGCTGGGCAGGGCGACCAAGGACAAACCAATAGATGTAGATCTATCACTAGAAGGACCTGCCTGGAAAATATCAAGAAAACAAG GAATTATCAAACTGAAGAATAATGGAGACTTCTTCATTGCCAATGAGGGCAGACGACCCATCTACATAGACGGCAGACCGGTCCTGTCGGGCAACAAGTGGAAACTCAATAACAACTCAGTAGTGGAG ATTGCAGGTCTTCGCTTTGTGTTTCTCATTAACCTTGAACTCATCTCACTAATAAAAGCCGAAGCAGCCAAGATGACACCTCAGTGA